Below is a window of bacterium DNA.
TCATCAGCATCCAGGATGCCATCGCCGTCGCTGTCAGCGGTCGCCTCATAATGGTAGCCCATATCGACTGTGCCAGCGTCGAGTGTCCCGTCCACCTGCGTCGTCCGGTCGGAGAGGCTCGCAGCCTCGCCCGACATGCTGCCAGCGTCTATGCAGAGGCTTGCGGAGTCCAAATAGTAATCACCCAACGGGCCTGTCACAAAGACCGGGTCGTCCGTGATGTTGCCTCGGCCCTTCCAGCTGCCCTCTACACAGGTGTATGTTACGGTGATACCGGCGCCCTGTCCGAAGTGAAACAGATCGGGTAAATTGCCCCATAGGATGGAATCGATGACCTTTGGCCGAGAACCTGCTCCGCAGTATATCGCCCCGGCGGAGGAGCCTGCGGTGTTGTCGGCAATGGTGCAGTTCTCGACCGTTGGCTTGCTCAGGTTTGCACACATTATGCCCGCGCCCCATTGGGCGGAATTGTCCGTGATCACACAGTTTGTGATCGCGGCCAGACTGCTGTAGCAGTTAAGCCCTCCTCCGAAGGCCTCGGTGGTGTTGCCCGTGATCGTGCAGTTGATGATGGTCGGCGAGCAGTCATAGCAGTATATCCCGCCGCCACCGTACGAACCCGCCGTGTTTCCAACAATCATGCAGTTATCGATGGTCGGCGAGCCCTGAAAGCATTCTATCCCGCCGCCCCTGAGTGCGGTGTTGCCACTGATCGTGCAGTTTGTGATCGCCGGGTCACTTTCAAGGCAGTATATTCCGCCGCCAGGACCTGCGTCTCCATTTCGGATCGTGAAGCCATCAATCCCGACATCAGTCATCGAGTTCAACGTAACGACAGAACCTTCCTTATTGCCGTCGATGATTGTGACGAACGTCTCCGGGTCGCGATCGCCGCCGCCAGTCGGATAGCCGCCCAAGAGGGTAACGTAACTGTCGAGCGTTGTGTTCTCCCTATAGGTGGCTTCCGCCTCCGCAACGTGCACCGTATGAGCCGATGTGCCTGAACACGAGTTAATGCCCTGCTGGATCGTGTGCCACGCCGTTGTCCAGGTCAAGCCGTCGCTATTGTCACCGGCCTTGTCAACATAATAGTCTGTCGCGCTGCCGTAGCCCACGAGGCCGACGGCCAACAACATTGAAATCAACAGTGTGAAAACAAGTTTGCTCTTCATCAAAAACTCTCCTGTCTTTGTGGTGTGCTAATACCCCCGGCGCGCATAGACGATTTGTATAGAGGCGCCGTTGGCATTAGACGTTCTCGGCTGGCGACGAATGAGCTCGCCGCCTCGCCATTTGCTGTTTGGTGATTAACGTCCGCTGCGCCTTATTCTCAAGGCATCACCTCTTTCACCATTAGCCTTCATTTCTGAGGCTGCTTCGCCTACAGCTTACGAAAACGCTAAGTGGGGAGAGTTTTGGCGAGCCAATCGCAGGAGCGAACTTCGAAAGCACAGGAAGCACGTTGCACGCAAGAACGCACTTCGAGAGGCAACAGTAGGTCCTGACGGCTCTTCGCGGCTTGCCCGTGTAGCGCAGAGCTCAGCCCGTCTAAACACTCTCGCTGCTTTGCAGTCCAACACAAAACATTTACTCTGTCAACCCTCTTTTTGTGAGGAGTTTTCGTATTCACATTGGGCAGCTCCCTCCGGTTGGTGCGAAGCAGATATAAGACGCTTGAAAGGACTTGCTGACCTACCATGCCCATCGCATCACGATGGCTGTCCTTGCCAGGACGGGAACTGTCCCCGCCTGCCCTCTCACGCCCCACGCCGTTGGGGGAGCCTCTTTCGCTCTGCCTCCGCCAGGGCTATGGCAGACAAGTTCGCTACGGCGGCTAAAAGCTCTGATAGATAATCCTTATGGTGGGTGGCGCATAAAAAGAGGCGCATAAAAAAGGGGGAGGGCCCGGCTTAGAACCGGACCCTCGTTGAGTGCTAATGGCGCTTATTGACGTTAAGTGAGACGGAGATGCTCTCGTGCTCAGGCACGGGCACAAACCCCTTTGTAGAGGCGACTGTCGTGGTCTTGCCGCTCTTGGACGGGGCGCCCTCGTGAGTGAGGTCAACAGTGATTGTCAGCTCATTCTTGTTGACGCTGATCTTGACGTTCTCCATTATGTATTACCTCCCTTCTTGTTGAGTTTTGATGTGGTCTGCGACCTCGTCAGCCTCGGAGTATGTGTCGCCGGTTGGCCCTCGTTCGAGGGACTGCTTGATGTTGTCGCAGACTTGCATTGTTTCGGCTGCTACGAATAGACGTTCATTGACCCATAAATCGTAAGCGTCAGGCTCATCAGCG
It encodes the following:
- a CDS encoding thrombospondin type 3 repeat-containing protein, whose product is MKSKLVFTLLISMLLAVGLVGYGSATDYYVDKAGDNSDGLTWTTAWHTIQQGINSCSGTSAHTVHVAEAEATYRENTTLDSYVTLLGGYPTGGGDRDPETFVTIIDGNKEGSVVTLNSMTDVGIDGFTIRNGDAGPGGGIYCLESDPAITNCTISGNTALRGGGIECFQGSPTIDNCMIVGNTAGSYGGGGIYCYDCSPTIINCTITGNTTEAFGGGLNCYSSLAAITNCVITDNSAQWGAGIMCANLSKPTVENCTIADNTAGSSAGAIYCGAGSRPKVIDSILWGNLPDLFHFGQGAGITVTYTCVEGSWKGRGNITDDPVFVTGPLGDYYLDSASLCIDAGSMSGEAASLSDRTTQVDGTLDAGTVDMGYHYEATADSDGDGILDADDNCPDVPNEDQMDTDGDGVGDLCDNCVNTPNPGQADADEDGVGDACDDDSDDDGKPDDQDNCPYTYNPGQDDTDGDGVGDACDNCPDDANTDQADADEDGVGDACDNCPNTYNPDQEDSDGDGVGDACEGGGPQCDINEDGVEDSLNDVGAYIKTLGLDVLPEVKLVGILKTAQRYLDKGNTADGCPELDKFMDEVGAAGSYAEELIDAVCCINNRETWGCDTCP